A section of the Alkalihalobacillus sp. LMS39 genome encodes:
- a CDS encoding PDZ domain-containing protein: MNETILIALKALGVFFIHPLFYLGLLFAILMGIHRVKRERRDFHTRIYDFIDDLRKPLVSGIVAGICVSFLLIGLGVTLSVQTIVILGLVYVFIMTTTMVRFLSPAYVLAGTILVLLLFETFGWSLPYVSEDKASTWFVNVTILFALLLLAEGLLIRYRGYQHSSPRIEIGQRGKWIGTHLNRRLWFVPLVVLVPNGALPDFLYWPILSPVEGGGYGVMVLPFFIGFSALIRSGIPYHKVKMYGSRVIGLSLIVLAVSIASYFYTPLVIVATIIAIVGREVLYQLLKQKEEHAVSFFTLRERGVIIVGVIPGTSAEKMGLKIGETIVKVNGVPVNSPSEFYEGLQRNPAYCKLEVKDENGEVRFANTAIYDGEHYQIGVMFVKEEKAIQDSIV; encoded by the coding sequence ATGAACGAAACCATACTTATAGCACTAAAAGCGCTTGGTGTTTTTTTTATACATCCGTTGTTTTACCTCGGTCTTCTTTTTGCTATTCTCATGGGAATTCACCGAGTGAAGCGAGAACGACGTGACTTTCATACCCGAATCTATGATTTTATCGATGATTTACGTAAACCACTCGTTTCTGGTATCGTAGCTGGTATTTGTGTATCTTTTCTTTTAATTGGGCTAGGTGTGACATTATCGGTTCAAACGATTGTTATTCTTGGACTTGTTTATGTTTTCATTATGACGACGACAATGGTTCGTTTTCTATCACCAGCGTATGTACTAGCTGGCACTATCTTAGTTTTACTACTGTTTGAAACGTTTGGATGGTCTTTGCCCTATGTAAGTGAGGATAAGGCATCGACGTGGTTTGTTAATGTTACAATTTTGTTTGCCTTGCTATTGCTAGCAGAAGGCTTGCTTATTCGTTACCGTGGTTATCAACATTCTTCTCCACGGATCGAAATTGGACAACGTGGGAAATGGATAGGAACCCATTTAAATCGACGATTATGGTTTGTGCCCCTTGTTGTACTCGTGCCAAATGGAGCGCTCCCTGATTTTCTCTATTGGCCGATACTTTCTCCTGTTGAAGGTGGAGGATATGGGGTCATGGTTCTTCCGTTTTTTATCGGATTTTCAGCCCTTATCCGCTCAGGTATTCCGTATCATAAAGTGAAAATGTATGGTTCACGTGTAATAGGATTAAGTTTGATCGTGTTAGCTGTGTCGATTGCTAGCTATTTTTACACGCCGCTCGTTATAGTTGCGACGATTATCGCTATTGTAGGCCGAGAAGTTCTTTATCAACTTTTAAAACAAAAAGAAGAACATGCGGTTAGCTTTTTTACCCTTCGTGAAAGAGGCGTTATCATCGTAGGTGTAATTCCTGGCACATCGGCAGAAAAAATGGGCTTAAAAATTGGGGAGACGATTGTAAAAGTTAACGGTGTCCCTGTAAACAGCCCTTCTGAGTTTTATGAAGGATTACAAAGAAACCCAGCGTATTGTAAATTAGAAGTGAAAGATGAAAACGGAGAAGTTCGTTTTGCAAATACAGCGATTTACGATGGCGAACATTATCAAATCGGTGTGATGTTCGTAAAAGAGGAAAAAGCCATTCAAGATTCTATCGTATAA
- a CDS encoding S41 family peptidase — protein MKKVKTTLFATILSFLIGASGMYIGMSFVNGEESIPNNAVADNAGTFPIELPAELDEQASEKFKKAFELISEQYVEGVDNQTLLEGAIEGMLGTLEDPYSVYMDPETAAQFEESLDSHFSGIGAEVSMNNGNVTIVAPFRDSPAERSGLQPNDRIIEIDGESIEGLSLYDAVLKIRGEKGTIVKLTIERPGVTQMITLEIERDEIPIETVRPNTIEHKGQTIGVLEITSFSKDTAEHFEKELKAFEEQGIDGLVIDVRGNPGGYLDVVEEIGKLIIPEQLPIVQIENREGERVRYLSSLQERKDYPIVGLIDGGSASASEILAGALKEAGNYDLVGETTFGKGTVQSAIKLGDGSEIKLSLYKWLTSDGNFINEVGIDPTVEVRQPDYFYLPPITVEEDLEYDMLNEQIRNAQMMLKGLGFEPGRTDGYFGEQTSNAVQAFQERHELPSTGIIDEGTASAIQEQVIELIRDEKNDVQLQTALELIVNGE, from the coding sequence ATGAAAAAAGTAAAAACAACTTTATTCGCTACAATTCTTTCATTTCTTATTGGCGCCAGTGGCATGTATATTGGCATGTCATTTGTAAATGGGGAAGAGTCCATTCCAAATAATGCTGTAGCAGATAATGCCGGAACTTTCCCAATCGAACTGCCCGCTGAACTAGATGAACAAGCATCTGAAAAATTCAAAAAGGCGTTTGAGCTCATTAGTGAACAATATGTGGAAGGTGTCGATAATCAAACCCTTTTAGAAGGTGCGATTGAAGGGATGTTAGGAACGTTAGAGGATCCGTATTCCGTTTATATGGACCCTGAAACAGCAGCACAATTTGAAGAATCACTTGATTCCCATTTTTCCGGTATTGGTGCAGAAGTGAGTATGAATAATGGCAATGTTACTATTGTAGCACCATTCCGAGATTCTCCAGCAGAGCGATCAGGCCTTCAACCAAATGACAGAATTATTGAAATTGACGGTGAGTCAATCGAAGGATTATCGTTGTATGATGCGGTATTAAAAATCCGAGGAGAAAAAGGTACGATTGTAAAGTTAACAATTGAAAGACCAGGTGTGACGCAAATGATTACACTTGAAATTGAACGAGATGAAATTCCAATTGAAACAGTGAGACCGAATACTATTGAACATAAAGGTCAAACGATTGGTGTTTTAGAAATCACCTCTTTTTCCAAAGACACAGCGGAGCATTTTGAAAAAGAATTAAAAGCATTTGAAGAACAAGGTATTGATGGACTTGTCATCGATGTACGTGGAAATCCAGGTGGCTACTTGGATGTTGTTGAAGAAATCGGAAAACTTATCATTCCTGAACAATTACCGATCGTGCAAATAGAAAATCGCGAAGGTGAACGTGTCCGTTATTTATCATCTTTACAAGAACGAAAAGATTACCCAATTGTTGGATTGATTGATGGGGGAAGTGCATCAGCTTCAGAAATTTTAGCGGGCGCATTAAAAGAAGCTGGAAACTATGATCTTGTTGGGGAAACGACGTTCGGAAAAGGAACAGTACAGTCTGCGATTAAACTAGGGGATGGTAGTGAAATAAAACTGTCCTTATACAAATGGTTAACATCGGACGGTAATTTTATTAATGAAGTTGGAATTGACCCTACAGTAGAAGTTAGGCAGCCAGACTACTTCTATTTACCACCGATAACGGTTGAAGAAGATTTGGAATATGACATGTTAAACGAGCAAATTCGAAATGCACAAATGATGTTAAAAGGCTTAGGATTTGAACCAGGTCGAACAGATGGTTATTTCGGAGAACAAACATCAAATGCGGTTCAGGCCTTTCAAGAACGTCATGAGTTACCGTCAACAGGTATCATTGATGAAGGCACTGCCTCTGCAATTCAAGAACAAGTCATTGAACTCATTCGCGACGAGAAAAATGATGTGCAGCTGCAAACGGCACTTGAATTAATCGTAAATGGAGAGTAA
- the nagB gene encoding glucosamine-6-phosphate deaminase, with amino-acid sequence MNIVETKDYVAMSEAVAHIVIDQLKRKPNSVLGLATGGTPKGTYDKLIQAYQKGIVSFAQATTFNLDEYVGLASSNENSYHYYMNKLFFSNIDIELDHCHIPNGVAMDLQAECNRYEQLIESSGGIDLQILGIGKNGHIGFNEPGTSFHSRTHVVDLAESTRKANARYFPHVDDVPTQAITAGIETIMQSDKVVLLISGNEKAKAFEQLMKGDIQESFPASVLRKHANVTIVADEQALQFVTKAKPLT; translated from the coding sequence ATGAACATTGTAGAAACGAAAGATTATGTAGCGATGAGTGAAGCTGTTGCTCATATTGTGATTGACCAGCTCAAGAGAAAGCCAAATAGTGTATTAGGATTAGCAACAGGTGGGACACCAAAAGGGACGTATGACAAACTTATTCAAGCGTATCAAAAAGGAATCGTTTCTTTTGCTCAAGCGACTACATTTAATTTAGATGAATATGTTGGTTTGGCATCTTCAAACGAAAATAGTTACCATTATTATATGAATAAATTATTTTTCTCAAATATCGATATCGAACTAGACCATTGTCATATTCCAAATGGTGTGGCGATGGATTTACAAGCAGAATGTAATCGATATGAACAGTTGATCGAATCTTCAGGCGGAATTGATTTGCAAATATTAGGAATTGGAAAAAACGGTCATATCGGCTTTAATGAACCAGGTACATCGTTTCACTCCCGTACACATGTTGTGGACTTAGCAGAGTCAACGAGAAAAGCAAATGCAAGATATTTTCCACATGTAGATGATGTTCCTACTCAAGCGATTACGGCAGGAATTGAGACGATTATGCAAAGCGACAAGGTTGTCCTTTTAATCTCAGGCAACGAAAAGGCTAAGGCGTTTGAACAGTTAATGAAAGGCGATATTCAAGAAAGCTTTCCTGCTTCTGTATTAAGAAAGCATGCGAATGTTACGATTGTCGCCGATGAACAGGCGTTACAATTTGTAACGAAAGCTAAACCTCTAACCTAA
- the nagA gene encoding N-acetylglucosamine-6-phosphate deacetylase has product MMQQKPFIIKGCTIHGEDKTIEEGYLKVASGKIIEIGMVQTLNEAEQSIEQIQVPKAFHIIPGMIDVHIHGAAGADTMDGTVEAIKTIAKRLPQEGTTSFLATTMTQSTKNITTALTAVKEYQSSIDSNYAEVIGVHLEGPFLNVHKAGAQPSEYIIEPDIALFQKWNEASGNQIKLVTLAPEVNGADELIDYLVAHDIVVSIGHSNGTYKDVVAAVKKGATHVTHLFNGMTGMHHREPGVVGGALLRDELHVEIIADGIHICPEMIELAYRQKGADRIVLITDSIRAKCLQNGQYDLGGQQVTVLHDRATLSDNTLAGSILKLNEGARQFQQYTGCSIEEVIQVTSVNPAKELNIFDRKGSLAIGKDADFVVVDDDFNVMFTYCRGQLAYEKETVQ; this is encoded by the coding sequence ATGATGCAACAAAAACCGTTTATCATAAAAGGTTGTACTATTCATGGTGAAGACAAAACAATAGAAGAAGGCTATTTGAAAGTAGCGAGTGGGAAAATAATAGAAATCGGTATGGTTCAAACTCTTAACGAAGCTGAGCAAAGTATAGAACAAATTCAAGTGCCAAAAGCTTTTCATATTATTCCTGGCATGATTGATGTTCATATTCATGGAGCTGCAGGTGCTGATACGATGGACGGAACAGTAGAAGCGATTAAAACCATTGCAAAAAGATTGCCTCAAGAAGGGACGACGTCATTTTTAGCAACAACGATGACTCAATCGACTAAAAATATTACAACCGCATTAACAGCTGTTAAGGAGTACCAATCATCAATAGATTCTAATTATGCTGAAGTGATAGGTGTTCATTTAGAAGGGCCATTTTTAAATGTTCATAAAGCAGGGGCGCAACCATCTGAGTATATCATAGAACCAGATATTGCATTGTTTCAAAAATGGAATGAGGCGTCAGGGAACCAGATTAAGCTTGTGACACTAGCTCCTGAAGTCAATGGAGCTGACGAGTTGATTGACTATTTAGTCGCTCATGATATTGTTGTCTCGATTGGTCATTCAAACGGAACCTATAAAGATGTTGTAGCCGCGGTTAAAAAAGGCGCTACACATGTCACTCATTTGTTTAATGGAATGACGGGTATGCATCATCGTGAACCAGGTGTTGTAGGGGGTGCATTGCTTCGGGATGAGTTGCATGTTGAAATTATTGCGGATGGAATTCATATTTGTCCGGAAATGATTGAATTAGCTTATCGACAAAAAGGAGCTGACCGCATTGTTTTAATTACTGACTCGATTCGAGCGAAATGTTTACAAAATGGACAATATGACTTAGGTGGCCAGCAAGTGACTGTGTTACATGACCGAGCAACGTTATCGGACAATACGTTAGCAGGAAGTATATTAAAGTTAAATGAAGGAGCTCGTCAATTCCAACAATATACAGGCTGCTCGATTGAAGAGGTGATTCAAGTGACTTCTGTTAATCCGGCAAAAGAATTGAATATTTTTGACCGTAAAGGAAGTTTAGCCATTGGGAAAGATGCTGATTTTGTTGTGGTTGATGATGACTTCAATGTGATGTTCACATACTGCCGTGGTCAGCTTGCTTATGAAAAGGAGACGGTACAATGA